From a single Hemitrygon akajei chromosome 28, sHemAka1.3, whole genome shotgun sequence genomic region:
- the LOC140717669 gene encoding endogenous retrovirus group 3 member 1 Env polyprotein-like, whose protein sequence is MNSMWTVTLLTVIYLILYVGKIEGKCDKCRNRVLEKGKERPGALVSHSHVNDQCYGKEKEECEEGGIKYTLRKNRGYPGGSVREEKGEGRSWSVRESTCPETEWICERKEKGRAEFGGVREEWGTYGKTRPEMKENLFIDLATRIATSLNVSDCWVCGGPHMSEQWPWIGESLSVWELLAHDWDKKRTGRTQEWKLTNYPEGQVCVERKGKVKVGESPCQSIKLAKTKNNATWWPEEPTWYITKGAKDNCTAMGNNSGIWNCSGHNPYEGIPSVWKAWRKAKKGGFVPEGLFWICGNQAYTKLPKGWGGVCFLGLIRPEFSLLPQDEDRELGIKLFDSLRREKREIKVGEWGDEWPPARIIEYYGPATWAQDGSWGYRTPVYMLNRIIRLQAVVEVITNQTALALELLAEQQSQMRTAIYQNRLALDYLLASEGGVCGKFNLTNCCLKINDNGKAVLKISDKIRKLAHVPVQTWRSLGNLSWLDSLLGGSWWRIALLIFGGILIMIIILPCLIPCLRALITRVVVQVMQPGNPADPAKMLLQRGRELEEWNPWTNP, encoded by the coding sequence atgaactcaatgtggactgttacattattgactgtaatatatttaattctgtatgtgggaaaaatagaagggaaatgtgacaagtgtagGAACCGAGttttggagaaaggaaaagaacgaCCCGGGGCCCTTGTGTCACATTCACATGTAAATGACCAATgttatggaaaagaaaaagaggaatgtgAAGAGGGAGGAATAAAATATACCCTGAGAAAGAACAGGGGATACCCCGGTGGATCAgtgagagaagaaaaaggagaagggagaagttGGAGTGTACGAGAAAGTACATGCCCTGAGACAGAATGGATatgtgaaaggaaagaaaaaggaagggcagagtttggtggagtcagagaagaatggggaACCTATGGAAAAACAAGACCGGAAATGAAGGAAAACCTGTTTATAGACTTAGCAACTCGAATAGCTACAAGTTTAAATGTAagtgactgttgggtttgtgggggACCCCACATGAGCGAGCAATGGCCATGGATAGGTGAGAGTTTGAGTGTGTGGGAGCTATTGGCTCATGATTGGGATAAGAAAAGGACTGGGAGGACGCAAGAATGGAAGTTAACAAACTATCCGGAAGGACAAGTATGTgtagaaagaaaagggaaggtgAAAGTAGGAGAAAGCCCATGTCAGAGTATAAAGTTggctaaaacaaaaaataatgccACTTGGTGGCCCGAGGAGCCGACTTGGTACATAACTAAAGGGGCAAAGGACAATTGTACGGCTATGGGAAACAATTCGGGAATCTGGAATTGCAGTGGGCATAACCCGTACGAAGGAATTCCCAGTGTTTGGAAAGCCTGGCGGAAAGCAAAGAAAGGAGGATTTGTTCCAGAAGGTCTGTTCTGGATTTGTGGGAATCAGGCATACACCAAATTGCcgaaaggatggggaggagtttgtttcTTAGGCCTTATAAGGCCAGAGTTCTCCCTCCTACCCCAGGATGAAGATAGGGAATTGGGAATCAAGTTATTTGACTCACTGAGAAGGGAGAagcgggagataaaggtgggagaatggggcgaCGAGTGGCCTCCAGCACGCATCATTGAATATTACGGACCAGCaacttgggcccaggatgggtcatgGGGTTACCGAACCCCGGTATATATGTTAAATCGAATAATACGCCTACAAGCTGTAGTAGAGGTGATCACCAACCAAACCGCATTGGCTCTGGAATtgctggctgagcagcaaagcCAGATGAGAACAGCCATATACCAAAATCGATTAGcattggattacctattggcctccgagggaggggtctgtggaaagttcaatctgacaaactgttgcctaaagataaatgataatggaaaggcagtgttgaaaatatccgacaaaattcggaagttGGCCCATGTGCCAGTACAAACTTGGAGATCCTTAGGGAACCTGAGTTGGCTGGATAGTCTGCTGGGAGGAAGCTGGTGGCGAATAGCCCTGTTAATATTTGGCGGAATACTCATAATGATAATCATATTACCATGCTTAATACCCTGCTTGAGAGCATTAATAACGCGAGTAGTAGTACAGGTAATGCAGCCAGGGAACCCAGCTGACCCGGCTAAAATGCTGTTGCAACGAGGCAGAGAACTGGAAGAGTGGAATCCCTGGACAAATCCTTAG